A genomic region of Mesobacillus jeotgali contains the following coding sequences:
- a CDS encoding UDP-N-acetylmuramoyl-L-alanyl-D-glutamate--2,6-diaminopimelate ligase, translating into MKLHELIGYLHPFVDYKGENPEITSIENDNRRVTPGSLFICIKGYTVDGHDFAGSAVKNGAAAVLAERELPVNVPVIVVKDTVRAMAVLADAFYGQPSQKLHMVGITGTNGKTTTSLIIEQIFKDAGQKTGLIGTMYTKIGEQIFEVKNTTPESLTLQKTFKKMVDEQVDTTVMEVSSHALVYGRVHGTDYNVAVFTNLTQDHLDYHKTMEEYRKAKGLLFSQLGNAFDHENPKFAVLNSDDPASDEYAMLTTAHILTYGIDNHADLQAINISMTASGTSFDLVSPFGVKKVNIQLIGKFSIYNVLASIGAALVSGLPLDDIIASVESVKGVSGRFEVVDAGQDFSVIVDYAHTPDSLENVLKTIQQFAQKRVFCVVGCGGDRDRTKRPLMAKIACEYSTDAIFTSDNPRSEDPAEIIKDMEEGVKGEVYTSIIDRKEAIQHAVKNAKSGDVILIAGKGHETYQQIGDRTFDFDDRIVAREAIEER; encoded by the coding sequence ATGAAATTACACGAATTGATTGGTTACTTGCACCCTTTCGTGGATTATAAGGGAGAAAACCCCGAAATTACTTCAATTGAAAATGATAACCGCAGAGTGACTCCTGGAAGTTTATTCATATGCATTAAAGGTTATACAGTTGATGGTCACGATTTTGCTGGATCCGCCGTGAAAAATGGAGCTGCAGCCGTTCTGGCCGAACGAGAACTGCCTGTAAATGTCCCGGTAATTGTTGTCAAGGATACGGTACGTGCAATGGCAGTGCTTGCTGATGCATTTTATGGCCAGCCTAGCCAGAAGCTTCATATGGTTGGAATCACAGGTACGAACGGAAAAACCACGACCAGCCTTATTATTGAACAGATTTTCAAGGATGCTGGACAGAAGACGGGTCTCATCGGAACGATGTACACGAAGATCGGTGAGCAAATCTTTGAAGTGAAGAATACAACGCCGGAGAGCCTGACCCTTCAAAAAACGTTCAAGAAAATGGTTGACGAACAGGTTGATACAACTGTAATGGAGGTTTCTTCGCATGCGCTGGTTTATGGACGTGTCCATGGGACGGATTATAATGTTGCTGTTTTCACGAATCTGACGCAGGACCATCTGGACTACCATAAAACGATGGAAGAATACAGGAAAGCGAAGGGGCTTTTGTTTTCACAGCTTGGCAATGCCTTCGACCATGAAAACCCCAAGTTTGCAGTCCTGAATTCAGATGATCCGGCAAGTGATGAATACGCCATGCTGACAACTGCCCATATATTAACTTACGGTATTGATAACCATGCTGACCTGCAGGCTATCAACATTTCGATGACAGCTAGCGGGACATCATTTGACTTGGTCAGTCCGTTTGGCGTAAAAAAGGTAAACATCCAGTTGATCGGTAAGTTCAGCATATATAATGTACTGGCAAGTATAGGGGCTGCCCTCGTGTCCGGCTTACCTTTAGATGATATCATCGCCTCTGTAGAAAGTGTTAAAGGTGTTTCCGGAAGGTTTGAAGTAGTAGATGCAGGACAGGATTTCTCAGTGATTGTTGACTACGCCCATACCCCGGACAGCCTTGAGAATGTCCTGAAGACAATACAGCAGTTTGCCCAGAAAAGGGTTTTTTGTGTAGTTGGCTGCGGTGGAGACCGGGATCGTACGAAGCGTCCCCTTATGGCGAAAATCGCGTGTGAATATTCTACTGATGCCATCTTCACCTCGGATAACCCAAGAAGTGAAGACCCGGCAGAAATCATCAAGGATATGGAAGAAGGAGTAAAGGGCGAGGTTTATACTTCGATTATCGACAGGAAGGAAGCTATCCAGCATGCCGTGAAAAATGCGAAGTCAGGGGATGTAAT
- a CDS encoding stage V sporulation protein D produces the protein MRVSNVTVRKRLALVLVVGILVFFIIDVRLGYVQFMLGDFLTGKAKDSWSRNVPFEPQRGEITDRNGVALATNISAPTVYVVPRQVEDPEAAAEILAKALNMSKEKAYQHITKKAMIERIPEGRKISHEKAKEIRALDIKGIYIGEDSKRHYPYGSYLSHVLGFAGIDNQGLMGLELYYDKELKGEKGSVQFYADAKQQRMNNMADDYEPPVDGLDLKLTIDSRVQTIVERELDIAQAKYNPDGIIAIAMNPNNGEILAMSSRPDFDPANFRNVAPEVYNRNLPIWSTYEPGSTFKILTLAAALQEGKVDLEKDHFYDSGSVEVAGARIRCWKKGGHGSQTFLEVVENSCNPGFVELGDRLGKETLFKYVKDFGFGEKTGIDLQGEGKGILFNLERVGPIEQATTAFGQGVSVTPIQQVAAVSAAVNGGILYTPYIAKELIDPVTGEVVMKKSPQAKRRVISEETSKEIRHALESVVAKGSGKNAYVDSYRVGGKTGTAQKAKDGRYLENNHIVSFIGFAPADDPQIVIYVAVDNPKGTVQFGGVVAAPIVGDIMEDSLRAMEVPPRKEQIEKELTWLDTPMVEVPDLIGLSKQELRQQLINFKLDIAGDGEKVVKQLPSPGVKIKEGSTIRVYMND, from the coding sequence ATGCGTGTATCAAATGTGACGGTCAGAAAGAGGCTGGCTCTCGTTCTGGTGGTTGGGATTTTGGTGTTTTTCATCATAGATGTCCGGCTTGGCTATGTGCAATTTATGCTAGGGGATTTTTTGACAGGGAAGGCAAAGGATTCTTGGAGCAGGAACGTCCCATTTGAACCTCAGCGCGGGGAAATAACGGATAGGAATGGAGTAGCGCTTGCAACGAATATTAGTGCACCGACTGTCTATGTGGTGCCACGCCAGGTGGAGGATCCGGAAGCTGCGGCGGAAATATTGGCGAAGGCTTTAAATATGTCTAAAGAGAAGGCCTATCAACATATTACAAAAAAAGCGATGATTGAGAGAATTCCAGAGGGCAGAAAGATTTCTCATGAGAAAGCGAAAGAAATCAGGGCGCTTGATATCAAAGGTATATATATCGGCGAAGATTCAAAGCGCCATTATCCATACGGCAGCTACCTATCACATGTCCTGGGCTTTGCGGGAATCGATAACCAGGGATTGATGGGGTTGGAACTCTATTATGATAAGGAATTGAAAGGGGAAAAAGGCTCGGTCCAATTTTATGCGGATGCCAAACAACAGCGGATGAACAATATGGCTGATGATTATGAACCTCCTGTGGATGGACTTGATTTAAAGTTGACGATCGACAGCAGGGTACAGACCATCGTCGAGAGGGAACTGGATATTGCCCAGGCAAAATACAATCCGGATGGCATCATTGCGATTGCCATGAATCCGAATAACGGGGAAATCCTCGCAATGTCGAGCAGGCCTGACTTTGATCCGGCCAACTTCCGCAATGTAGCACCGGAAGTCTATAATCGTAACTTGCCGATATGGAGCACATATGAGCCAGGATCAACTTTTAAAATCTTGACCCTGGCGGCAGCCCTTCAGGAAGGTAAGGTCGACCTCGAAAAAGATCACTTCTATGATTCAGGTTCAGTAGAAGTGGCTGGAGCGAGAATACGGTGCTGGAAAAAGGGCGGACATGGTAGCCAGACGTTCCTTGAAGTTGTCGAGAATTCCTGCAACCCCGGATTCGTTGAGCTTGGTGACAGATTAGGGAAAGAAACCCTGTTTAAATATGTAAAGGACTTTGGGTTTGGCGAAAAGACAGGAATTGACCTTCAAGGGGAAGGCAAAGGAATTTTATTCAACCTGGAAAGAGTAGGTCCGATAGAGCAGGCAACAACGGCTTTTGGGCAGGGTGTTTCTGTCACGCCGATTCAGCAGGTCGCTGCGGTTTCGGCAGCTGTAAATGGTGGAATACTTTATACACCTTATATTGCTAAAGAATTGATTGACCCTGTTACAGGGGAGGTTGTCATGAAGAAATCCCCACAGGCTAAAAGAAGGGTTATCTCTGAAGAAACCTCAAAAGAGATAAGGCATGCGCTTGAAAGCGTCGTAGCTAAAGGTTCAGGCAAAAATGCATACGTAGACTCTTACAGGGTTGGGGGCAAAACGGGTACTGCCCAGAAGGCAAAGGATGGCCGCTACCTCGAAAATAACCATATCGTTTCCTTCATAGGTTTTGCACCTGCGGATGATCCGCAAATCGTTATTTATGTAGCGGTTGATAACCCGAAAGGTACAGTACAGTTTGGTGGGGTAGTAGCAGCTCCTATCGTTGGCGATATTATGGAAGACAGTCTGCGCGCTATGGAGGTTCCCCCTCGGAAGGAGCAGATTGAAAAAGAATTGACATGGCTGGATACGCCTATGGTGGAGGTGCCAGACCTGATCGGCTTATCCAAGCAGGAGCTCAGGCAACAACTTATCAATTTCAAGCTTGATATTGCAGGTGATGGGGAGAAAGTTGTGAAGCAGCTTCCTTCACCTGGGGTGAAAATTAAGGAAGGGTCAACCATTAGGGTTTATATGAATGATTAA